One Nicotiana tabacum cultivar K326 chromosome 23, ASM71507v2, whole genome shotgun sequence genomic window, TCTCAAACATTACCATCTGGAAAATGCAAAAGCTTTAGAAGAGTTTCCACCAGCTTATTCTCAATCACCAAATCAGTTAGCTCCAACAATTCAGGAATACCGTCTATGACAGCCTTAGCAGCTTCAGACTGTGACCACAAAACCATAAGAATAAAGCAAGTGTGAAGCTACAACCACAAGACACTAAAGAAGAGGCACAAAAAGGTGATCAACACATCATTATCTACCTTGAGCTCTGATGAATCCTCTCTCCCTAGAATTTCATTAAGTAGAGGAACAAGTTCACCAGAGTCTCGAGCATCTTCTAGAGCAGTGATTATACCTGTGAATAAAAATTTGAGCGTAAGTGATATGCGAGTTCAAGAAAATCAGCAGAAACGAAGCTGGAGCAGTTCATACCATAATCGAACAATTTTTGGAGTTGTTTGATCGCCAACAACTTCATCAAATCGCAATCACCATACTTAAGAAAATCAACTATTGATGGAACATCCAACTGTAAAACCAACAAATTAGTTACCATTCAAAACCACATTCACACTACCGTTGGAAACAAAATACAATCAGCTTGCAAATCAACACACCTTCAGTGTATATAACATAAGGGGTCTAAAACACACCGGATCTGATCGCTTAGGGTCAATCTACCTGGTTTCTAAGAACACAAAAAACTAACATACGGATCCAGTATTCTAAGTTTTACCCATCAAAAAGCTAAATGGGTATGCACAATGTACTGattaaataagaagaaaaataacaatatacaaaaaaaaacacCTCATCGTAATCCACCTCGGGATCCTTAGACAGTTTCCGAAGACGCTTCGCAGCACCACGTGTTACCATAGGCATCTTagtaaaaatcctttaaaaagTAAAAACTGCAAGAAGGAAAATAAGTAGTATTATGGGGAAGGGAAGGGAAGGGAAGGGAGGAAGATAATTGAATCAATGTAACCCTAAAACTGAAAGATAGAAGCAAAGAGTTAACAGTAGTACCGGAAAATACCTAAAACAGAGCAAATAGCTACAAACACAATACTAGCACCAATGGCAGGGATGGACTAATTAATATGTCAAAAACAACACTAACATCAAAAGGACATGCAACGATGAATTATACTATTAAAATTCTAACGTCAAATCGACGTTTGACGTTAACTCAGAGATTCGTCAAAGGAAAACTGTTAAGGCATGGGTCCTCCGACTGTTAAGGCAGCGATTCAAAGCAGAAGAGCAGAGAagaaagggaagaagaagaatatcaTACCTGGAACTTAGcgttgaagaagaaagaagatctTCTGAAAAACCCTTTGAAAGCAGCGAAAGAAAAGAGTCCAAAGTAGCAGGCGTTTggatgatttttattttattttaaaaaaatattttttgagttaagttgaaatttgaaattatgttttgacatatattttacttaacaaaaatattgtaattttatgagttgaaaaaagaatttccgaaaacttataaattttcatgacaaacactttttttttaaatccggaaaaaagaaaaaagacctATCCAAGTTAGTTTGAATAAATAGAGAACCTTTTCTTCTGTGTGAATCAATGTAACCCTAAAACTGATAGATAGAGCAAAGAGTTAACAGTAGTACCGGAAAACACCTAAACGAAGCAAACAGCTACAAACACAACACTAACACCAATGGCAGGGATGGACTAATTAAAATGTCAAAAGCAACAACTATAAACACAACACTAAAACCAAAAGGACTTGCAACGATGAATTATACAATTAAAATTCGACGTTTGACGTTAATTCAGAGATTCGTCAAAGGACACTGTTAAGGCATGGGTCCTTCAACTCTACACTAAAGTCCCCTTCGATTGAAGGATTCACCGATGGATTTAATGAGTTGATTGCGCAATAAGGAGGATGCCATTTCAAACGGTGTTGTGGAGAGCAGAGAAAAGCAATTGGGGAAGAAGCAAcagcagaaaaagaagaaagaagaaaaaaatggcgattcagagaaaagaagagctTAGAAGATCATACCTGGAACTTAGCCTTGTGAATTGATCGCAGTCCTGGGTTTATATTGAATGTGGAATTCACTAACTTCAATTGTCCAGTTAGCAGTTAGCCAACTGTAATATATGTGGCCTACTTTTGTGCAATGATTATTAGCCTTGTTGGCTCCTTCATGGCCTTCCCTTAAGGACCTTGTTAGACATATTATGTCCTTTCATTCTAGGCTTTGTTGGCCAATTGTATACCAAGCGACTCCAATTTATTTGGTT contains:
- the LOC107820188 gene encoding uncharacterized protein LOC107820188 isoform X2, yielding MPMVTRGAAKRLRKLSKDPEVDYDELDVPSIVDFLKYGDCDLMKLLAIKQLQKLFDYGIITALEDARDSGELVPLLNEILGREDSSELKSEAAKAVIDGIPELLELTDLVIENKLVETLLKLLHFPDGNV